From the Halococcus salsus genome, one window contains:
- a CDS encoding NAD-dependent epimerase/dehydratase family protein translates to MNGKRVLVTGGAGFIGSNLANHLTESNDVIALDNGYLGTEENLNNEVEFVDVSVLDEDLPVDVDVVFHLAALSSYVMHEANPQQGTHINVKGFVNVVEQARKQGCETVVYASTSSVYGNRTEPSPENMDVQANTGYEASKLARERYAEYYSNFHDITCAGMRFFSVYQGYGGSEAHKGEYANVVAQFADSLANGEAPILYGDGTQTRDCIHVRDIVRGLEIAADEHLDGIYNLGTGESYSFNTIVELLNNELGTDIEPEYTENPIPEDVYVHDTMADITKMTTGTDWEPQIDFEEGIRLVTDEYQPESLGT, encoded by the coding sequence ATGAACGGGAAACGAGTGCTCGTAACCGGCGGTGCGGGCTTCATCGGCTCGAATCTCGCCAACCACCTCACCGAGTCGAATGACGTGATAGCTCTTGACAACGGCTATCTCGGTACCGAGGAGAATCTGAACAATGAGGTAGAGTTCGTCGATGTGAGTGTCCTCGATGAGGACCTGCCCGTAGATGTGGATGTCGTGTTCCACCTCGCTGCGCTCTCCTCGTACGTGATGCACGAAGCAAACCCCCAACAAGGCACCCATATCAACGTCAAGGGGTTCGTCAATGTCGTCGAGCAAGCACGCAAGCAGGGGTGTGAAACCGTGGTATATGCATCCACGTCTTCGGTCTACGGAAACCGGACCGAGCCCTCACCCGAGAATATGGACGTCCAGGCAAACACTGGCTATGAAGCTTCCAAGTTGGCCCGTGAACGCTATGCCGAGTACTATTCGAACTTCCACGACATTACCTGTGCTGGGATGCGCTTTTTCTCCGTCTATCAAGGCTACGGTGGGAGTGAGGCGCACAAAGGCGAGTACGCGAATGTCGTTGCCCAGTTCGCCGACAGCCTTGCCAACGGTGAGGCCCCGATTCTCTACGGTGACGGAACGCAGACCCGTGACTGTATCCACGTTCGAGATATCGTCCGCGGGCTGGAGATCGCGGCCGACGAACACCTCGACGGAATCTACAATCTCGGTACCGGAGAGAGCTACTCGTTCAATACCATCGTTGAGTTATTGAACAACGAATTGGGGACCGATATCGAACCCGAGTATACTGAGAATCCAATTCCCGAGGATGTGTACGTTCACGATACCATGGCCGATATCACCAAGATGACCACTGGGACCGACTGGGAGCCTCAAATCGACTTTGAGGAGGGGATCCGCCTGGTGACCGACGAATACCAGCCCGAATCACTAGGAACGTGA